TGAGCAGGAGCAGCCCCTGCGGCGCGACCGCCAGCGCCAGACGCGTCACGGCGCGCTCCCAGCGTTCGTCGTCGGTGATGTGATAGAGCACGTCGAACGCGTTGACGATGTCATAGCGCTCCCCGAGCGATGCCTCGCTGACGTCGGCTTCGATGAAGCGCGCATCGGGAAATCGCTCCCTCAGTCGTTGGATCGAAGTCGGGGTGATGTCGAGCCCGGTGACCCGCCCGCCTCGCGCATGATAGTAGGCGGTGAAGAAACCCGTCCCGCAGCCGACGTCGAGCACGGTCCGCCCGCGCGGATCGAGTCCCGAATCCCTCAGCGCCGTGGTGAGGACGCGCCGCCTCAGGTCGTAGCAGGCCCGATTGTAGGCCAGCGACAAACCCGGCTCGCCGGTGCCGCGCAGATCGAACTGCTCGGACAGCCGGTGGTTCCAGAACGCGCGCGGATCGTAGCTCACCGGGCGCTCCGCTTCGGCCGGTAGAGACCGTGCCGCCGGATGTAGCGCTCCACGGACTCGGGCACCAGGTAGCGGATGCTGTGCCCGGCCCGAGCGCGCGCGCGAATCGCGCTCGACGACACCTCGAGTCCGGGATTGTCCAGCTCGACCACGCGCGCGCCGAATCGAGCACGAGCGCGATGCCTGCGTCCCGGTCGCGCCGCCACCGCCAGCCGCGCGAGCCGCACGATGCGCTCGGGCTCGTGCCAGTGCGGAAGGTCGGCCAGGCTGTCCGCACCGACCAGCAGGAAGACCTGCGCGCCTGGAAAGCGCGCGCGCGCCCAACCCAGCGTGTCGACGGTGAACGACGGGCCCTGGCGACGCGTCTCGATGGTCGAGACGCGGAACGCCGGATGCCCCCGCACCGCGAGCCGCGTCATGGCCAGCCGGTCGGCGGCCGGAGACAGGACCGACCGGCGCTTGTGCGGCGGTCGACCGGCGGGAACGAAGAGTACGAGGTCGAGTCGGAGGCGGTCCCGGGCCCACTCGGCCAGGGCGAGGTGACCGACGTGCGGCGGATCGAAGGTTCCGCCGAACAGCCCGAGCCGCCGGATCACGATCCGGGCGGCGCCGGAATGGGTTTGGCGGGAGGCCTGATGGGCGCGTGCGCCCTCGAATGCTCGGCCTTCTCACGCTCCCGCTTGGCCACGACCGCAGCCGGCTCGCCGGCGTGCTCGCTCTCGACGCGTTTCAGCCGGTCGATCGCCGCGTCGCGCCGGCCGTAGAGCAGGTCGCAGCGCGCGAGCCCGATCTCGGCCTGTCCGGCCAGCGGCAGATCGCCGTACTCGTCGAGAATCTTCTGATAGTAGGTACGGGCCGGCTCCACCAGCTTGAGCTTCACGTAGAGATCGGCATTGTCGAGCAACTTG
Above is a genomic segment from Candidatus Sulfotelmatobacter sp. containing:
- the nadD gene encoding nicotinate-nucleotide adenylyltransferase; the protein is MIRRLGLFGGTFDPPHVGHLALAEWARDRLRLDLVLFVPAGRPPHKRRSVLSPAADRLAMTRLAVRGHPAFRVSTIETRRQGPSFTVDTLGWARARFPGAQVFLLVGADSLADLPHWHEPERIVRLARLAVAARPGRRHRARARFGARVVELDNPGLEVSSSAIRARARAGHSIRYLVPESVERYIRRHGLYRPKRSAR
- a CDS encoding class I SAM-dependent methyltransferase, coding for MSYDPRAFWNHRLSEQFDLRGTGEPGLSLAYNRACYDLRRRVLTTALRDSGLDPRGRTVLDVGCGTGFFTAYYHARGGRVTGLDITPTSIQRLRERFPDARFIEADVSEASLGERYDIVNAFDVLYHITDDERWERAVTRLALAVAPQGLLLLTDTFSDSGKSAEHVRARGLPRYRAILQGQGLEPQAIYPTHVLLNRELGAFRFLNRLPALLWAADRVLLALGGGHGPTTSKLLVARRVR
- the bamD gene encoding outer membrane protein assembly factor BamD, producing GECYLNMREWASAQLEFERLLRDYPESDSAGSASFRLGEALFGQSKMEDFDQEYTQKALIQWQDYLAAYPDHWRHAQGEKKVLEARMKLASKLLDNADLYVKLKLVEPARTYYQKILDEYGDLPLAGQAEIGLARCDLLYGRRDAAIDRLKRVESEHAGEPAAVVAKREREKAEHSRAHAPIRPPAKPIPAPPGS